One Clupea harengus chromosome 11, Ch_v2.0.2, whole genome shotgun sequence DNA window includes the following coding sequences:
- the zgc:158689 gene encoding brain-specific angiogenesis inhibitor 1-associated protein 2 isoform X3 → MSRSDEVNKMTENVYKGILDQFNPSLKNFVAMGKHYEKALAGVTVAAKGYFDALVKLGELASDSQGSKELGDTLFQMAEVHRQIQVQLEDVLKLFHSELLSQLEQKLDLDIKYLTATLKKYQSERKSKVESIERCQSQLKKLRRKSQGSRHPNKYGDREMQYVELMSRRQGELDTLVAVGYRSALTEERRRYCFLVDRQCAVTKLLMNYHCKVKELLSQKLSSWQQSCSQPTKLPERALNLLRHTAHQTPGASGIAEVLRHAKLGAAQPGEQRLSVQEVPPLLNGDSSNRSQQQQQQRTTQSSQSESPSQHSPGPQSFRALTAPSSSTPLHTPHSNSNGSTTTSTSPSSSGGPSLSQHVPLHITTSCSSSLQCPLTSMSTVLTLSPGPPSSHSSLQGLSLTSAPHSPPLPHSAPLSRAMTPVPSGHHGIGSSLPISNPQLMKGEVYATSTLPLPRRPISEARMGGLGSTLPRVLPLSPPARVEALFAHAPSTSIGAGPGGGRGVGGGGSCLLPFLPGDMLILLISEPREGWHYGQNERTGRKGWFPFSYTRLLSSSADQQEQSSLLLSKVNSTSTGQLDKLEKLIPSGPLQLSPDSEDEGSVSSSQRISTFRPRPYSMVNPGTNQQPLLKQPTDYRWAKSPLSLPHRLPHQPGPIPLHTFASGKR, encoded by the exons ATGTCTCGCTCTGACGAGGTCAACAAGATGACTGAAAACGTTTACAAG GGGATCCTTGACCAATTCAATCCCAGTCTGAAGAACTTTGTTGCCATGGGGAAGCATTATGAAAAAGCCCTGGCAG GAGTGACAGTGGCTGCCAAGGGCTACTTTGATGCACTGGTCAAACTAGGAGAACTGGCCAGTGACAGCCAAGGATCAAAGGAGCTAg gtgaTACACTGTTCCAAATGGCAGAGGTGCACAGACAAATCCAGGTCCAGCTGGAGGATGTG CTGAAGCTCTTTCATTCGGAACTCCTCTCTCAGCTGGAGCAGAAGTTAGACTTGGACATCAAATACTTGACT GCGACGCTGAAGAAGTACCAGAGCGAGAGGAAGTCCAAGGTGGAGTCCATCGAGCGCTGCCAATCCCAGCTGAAGAAACTGCGCAGGAAGAGCCAGGGAAGCAGACACCCCAACAaatatggagacagagagatgcag TATGTTGAGCTGATGAGCAGACGACAGGGGGAGCTAGACACTCTGGTTGCCGTGGGTTACCGCTCTGCTCTAACAGAGGAGAGGCGGAGGTACTGCTTCCTGGTGGACCGGCAGTGTGCTGTCACCAAGCTGCTCATGAATTATCACTGTAAG GTGAAAGAGCTCCTTTCTCAGAAACTATCATCATGGCAACAGTCATGCTCTCAGCCCACAAAGCTTCCAGAGAGAGCGCTGAACCTGCTTCGTCACACCGCCCATCAGACCCCTGGGGCTTCTGGGATagctgaggtcctccggcatgCTAAGTTGGGGGCAGCACAACCAGGGGAGCAG AGGCTATCTGTGCAGGAAGTCCCACCTCTACTCAATGGCGACAGCAGCAATCGCTctcagcaacaacagcaacagcgtACCACCCAGTCCTCCCAGAGTGAGAGTCCTTCCCAGCATTCCCCTGGGCCCCAGTCCTTCCGTGCCCTGACAGCACCGTCCAGCAGCACCCCTCTTCACACCCCCCACAGCAACAGCAATGGCAGCACGACCACTAGTACCAGCCCCAGCAGCTCTGGAGGACCCAGCCTATCCCAGCATGTCCCTCTGCACATCACCACCTCCTGCAGCTCCAGCCTGCAGTGTCCGCTGACGTCTATGTCCACCGTCCTGACCCTAAGCCCCGGACCCCCATCCTCACACAGCTCCCTGCAGGGCCTGTCACTCACCTCCGCCCCACACAGTCCTCCGCTGCCTCATAGTGCCCCTCTCTCCAGGGCCATGACCCCCGTGCCCTCTGGGCACCATGGCATCGGCAGCTCTCTGCCCATCAGTAACCCCCAGTTGATGAAGGGGGAGGTGTACGCCACCTCCACGCTGCCTCTGCCCAGAAGACCCATTAGTGAAGCACGAATGGGAGGACTGG gctctacCCTTCCCCGAGTGCTTCCTCTGTCGCCCCCTGCCCGAGTGGAGGCCCTGTTCGCCCacgccccctccacctccatcggGGCAGGAccgggaggaggaagaggagttgggggtgggggctcGTGTCTGCTGCCCTTCCTCCCAGGAGACATGCTCATCCTTCTCATCAGTGAGCCCAGGGAGGGCTGGCACTACGGCCAGAATGAGAGGACAGGACG GAAAGGCTGGTTTCCCTTCTCTTACACTCGACTTTTGTCCAGCTCAGCTGATCAGCAGGAGCAAAG ctctctcctgcTGTCCAAGGTGAACAGCACCAGCACCGGGCAGCTGGATAAACTGGAGAAGCTGATTCCGTCCGGCCCGCTACAGCTGAGCCCAGACTCGGAGGACGAGggctccgtctcctcctcccaGCGGATCAGCACCTTCAGGCCCCGGCCCTACAGCATGGTCAACCCAGGCACCAACCAG CAACCCCTGCTAAAGCAGCCCACAGACTACAGATGGGCCAA
- the zgc:158689 gene encoding brain-specific angiogenesis inhibitor 1-associated protein 2 isoform X4, translated as MSRSDEVNKMTENVYKGILDQFNPSLKNFVAMGKHYEKALAGVTVAAKGYFDALVKLGELASDSQGSKELGDTLFQMAEVHRQIQVQLEDVLKLFHSELLSQLEQKLDLDIKYLTATLKKYQSERKSKVESIERCQSQLKKLRRKSQGSRHPNKYGDREMQYVELMSRRQGELDTLVAVGYRSALTEERRRYCFLVDRQCAVTKLLMNYHCKVKELLSQKLSSWQQSCSQPTKLPERALNLLRHTAHQTPGASGIAEVLRHAKLGAAQPGEQRLSVQEVPPLLNGDSSNRSQQQQQQRTTQSSQSESPSQHSPGPQSFRALTAPSSSTPLHTPHSNSNGSTTTSTSPSSSGGPSLSQHVPLHITTSCSSSLQCPLTSMSTVLTLSPGPPSSHSSLQGLSLTSAPHSPPLPHSAPLSRAMTPVPSGHHGIGSSLPISNPQLMKGEVYATSTLPLPRRPISEARMGGLGSTLPRVLPLSPPARVEALFAHAPSTSIGAGPGGGRGVGGGGSCLLPFLPGDMLILLISEPREGWHYGQNERTGRKGWFPFSYTRLLSSSADQQEQSSLLLSKVNSTSTGQLDKLEKLIPSGPLQLSPDSEDEGSVSSSQRISTFRPRPYSMVNPGTNQISSEFASPPPSPTRTNPFAHVRLRKTVTNDRSAPVIE; from the exons ATGTCTCGCTCTGACGAGGTCAACAAGATGACTGAAAACGTTTACAAG GGGATCCTTGACCAATTCAATCCCAGTCTGAAGAACTTTGTTGCCATGGGGAAGCATTATGAAAAAGCCCTGGCAG GAGTGACAGTGGCTGCCAAGGGCTACTTTGATGCACTGGTCAAACTAGGAGAACTGGCCAGTGACAGCCAAGGATCAAAGGAGCTAg gtgaTACACTGTTCCAAATGGCAGAGGTGCACAGACAAATCCAGGTCCAGCTGGAGGATGTG CTGAAGCTCTTTCATTCGGAACTCCTCTCTCAGCTGGAGCAGAAGTTAGACTTGGACATCAAATACTTGACT GCGACGCTGAAGAAGTACCAGAGCGAGAGGAAGTCCAAGGTGGAGTCCATCGAGCGCTGCCAATCCCAGCTGAAGAAACTGCGCAGGAAGAGCCAGGGAAGCAGACACCCCAACAaatatggagacagagagatgcag TATGTTGAGCTGATGAGCAGACGACAGGGGGAGCTAGACACTCTGGTTGCCGTGGGTTACCGCTCTGCTCTAACAGAGGAGAGGCGGAGGTACTGCTTCCTGGTGGACCGGCAGTGTGCTGTCACCAAGCTGCTCATGAATTATCACTGTAAG GTGAAAGAGCTCCTTTCTCAGAAACTATCATCATGGCAACAGTCATGCTCTCAGCCCACAAAGCTTCCAGAGAGAGCGCTGAACCTGCTTCGTCACACCGCCCATCAGACCCCTGGGGCTTCTGGGATagctgaggtcctccggcatgCTAAGTTGGGGGCAGCACAACCAGGGGAGCAG AGGCTATCTGTGCAGGAAGTCCCACCTCTACTCAATGGCGACAGCAGCAATCGCTctcagcaacaacagcaacagcgtACCACCCAGTCCTCCCAGAGTGAGAGTCCTTCCCAGCATTCCCCTGGGCCCCAGTCCTTCCGTGCCCTGACAGCACCGTCCAGCAGCACCCCTCTTCACACCCCCCACAGCAACAGCAATGGCAGCACGACCACTAGTACCAGCCCCAGCAGCTCTGGAGGACCCAGCCTATCCCAGCATGTCCCTCTGCACATCACCACCTCCTGCAGCTCCAGCCTGCAGTGTCCGCTGACGTCTATGTCCACCGTCCTGACCCTAAGCCCCGGACCCCCATCCTCACACAGCTCCCTGCAGGGCCTGTCACTCACCTCCGCCCCACACAGTCCTCCGCTGCCTCATAGTGCCCCTCTCTCCAGGGCCATGACCCCCGTGCCCTCTGGGCACCATGGCATCGGCAGCTCTCTGCCCATCAGTAACCCCCAGTTGATGAAGGGGGAGGTGTACGCCACCTCCACGCTGCCTCTGCCCAGAAGACCCATTAGTGAAGCACGAATGGGAGGACTGG gctctacCCTTCCCCGAGTGCTTCCTCTGTCGCCCCCTGCCCGAGTGGAGGCCCTGTTCGCCCacgccccctccacctccatcggGGCAGGAccgggaggaggaagaggagttgggggtgggggctcGTGTCTGCTGCCCTTCCTCCCAGGAGACATGCTCATCCTTCTCATCAGTGAGCCCAGGGAGGGCTGGCACTACGGCCAGAATGAGAGGACAGGACG GAAAGGCTGGTTTCCCTTCTCTTACACTCGACTTTTGTCCAGCTCAGCTGATCAGCAGGAGCAAAG ctctctcctgcTGTCCAAGGTGAACAGCACCAGCACCGGGCAGCTGGATAAACTGGAGAAGCTGATTCCGTCCGGCCCGCTACAGCTGAGCCCAGACTCGGAGGACGAGggctccgtctcctcctcccaGCGGATCAGCACCTTCAGGCCCCGGCCCTACAGCATGGTCAACCCAGGCACCAACCAG
- the zgc:158689 gene encoding brain-specific angiogenesis inhibitor 1-associated protein 2 isoform X2: protein MSRSDEVNKMTENVYKGILDQFNPSLKNFVAMGKHYEKALAGVTVAAKGYFDALVKLGELASDSQGSKELGDTLFQMAEVHRQIQVQLEDVLKLFHSELLSQLEQKLDLDIKYLTATLKKYQSERKSKVESIERCQSQLKKLRRKSQGSRHPNKYGDREMQYVELMSRRQGELDTLVAVGYRSALTEERRRYCFLVDRQCAVTKLLMNYHCKVKELLSQKLSSWQQSCSQPTKLPERALNLLRHTAHQTPGASGIAEVLRHAKLGAAQPGEQRLSVQEVPPLLNGDSSNRSQQQQQQRTTQSSQSESPSQHSPGPQSFRALTAPSSSTPLHTPHSNSNGSTTTSTSPSSSGGPSLSQHVPLHITTSCSSSLQCPLTSMSTVLTLSPGPPSSHSSLQGLSLTSAPHSPPLPHSAPLSRAMTPVPSGHHGIGSSLPISNPQLMKGEVYATSTLPLPRRPISEARMGGLGSTLPRVLPLSPPARVEALFAHAPSTSIGAGPGGGRGVGGGGSCLLPFLPGDMLILLISEPREGWHYGQNERTGRKGWFPFSYTRLLSSSADQQEQRYGNTSLLLSKVNSTSTGQLDKLEKLIPSGPLQLSPDSEDEGSVSSSQRISTFRPRPYSMVNPGTNQISSEFASPPPSPTRTNPFAHVRLRKTVTNDRSAPVIE from the exons ATGTCTCGCTCTGACGAGGTCAACAAGATGACTGAAAACGTTTACAAG GGGATCCTTGACCAATTCAATCCCAGTCTGAAGAACTTTGTTGCCATGGGGAAGCATTATGAAAAAGCCCTGGCAG GAGTGACAGTGGCTGCCAAGGGCTACTTTGATGCACTGGTCAAACTAGGAGAACTGGCCAGTGACAGCCAAGGATCAAAGGAGCTAg gtgaTACACTGTTCCAAATGGCAGAGGTGCACAGACAAATCCAGGTCCAGCTGGAGGATGTG CTGAAGCTCTTTCATTCGGAACTCCTCTCTCAGCTGGAGCAGAAGTTAGACTTGGACATCAAATACTTGACT GCGACGCTGAAGAAGTACCAGAGCGAGAGGAAGTCCAAGGTGGAGTCCATCGAGCGCTGCCAATCCCAGCTGAAGAAACTGCGCAGGAAGAGCCAGGGAAGCAGACACCCCAACAaatatggagacagagagatgcag TATGTTGAGCTGATGAGCAGACGACAGGGGGAGCTAGACACTCTGGTTGCCGTGGGTTACCGCTCTGCTCTAACAGAGGAGAGGCGGAGGTACTGCTTCCTGGTGGACCGGCAGTGTGCTGTCACCAAGCTGCTCATGAATTATCACTGTAAG GTGAAAGAGCTCCTTTCTCAGAAACTATCATCATGGCAACAGTCATGCTCTCAGCCCACAAAGCTTCCAGAGAGAGCGCTGAACCTGCTTCGTCACACCGCCCATCAGACCCCTGGGGCTTCTGGGATagctgaggtcctccggcatgCTAAGTTGGGGGCAGCACAACCAGGGGAGCAG AGGCTATCTGTGCAGGAAGTCCCACCTCTACTCAATGGCGACAGCAGCAATCGCTctcagcaacaacagcaacagcgtACCACCCAGTCCTCCCAGAGTGAGAGTCCTTCCCAGCATTCCCCTGGGCCCCAGTCCTTCCGTGCCCTGACAGCACCGTCCAGCAGCACCCCTCTTCACACCCCCCACAGCAACAGCAATGGCAGCACGACCACTAGTACCAGCCCCAGCAGCTCTGGAGGACCCAGCCTATCCCAGCATGTCCCTCTGCACATCACCACCTCCTGCAGCTCCAGCCTGCAGTGTCCGCTGACGTCTATGTCCACCGTCCTGACCCTAAGCCCCGGACCCCCATCCTCACACAGCTCCCTGCAGGGCCTGTCACTCACCTCCGCCCCACACAGTCCTCCGCTGCCTCATAGTGCCCCTCTCTCCAGGGCCATGACCCCCGTGCCCTCTGGGCACCATGGCATCGGCAGCTCTCTGCCCATCAGTAACCCCCAGTTGATGAAGGGGGAGGTGTACGCCACCTCCACGCTGCCTCTGCCCAGAAGACCCATTAGTGAAGCACGAATGGGAGGACTGG gctctacCCTTCCCCGAGTGCTTCCTCTGTCGCCCCCTGCCCGAGTGGAGGCCCTGTTCGCCCacgccccctccacctccatcggGGCAGGAccgggaggaggaagaggagttgggggtgggggctcGTGTCTGCTGCCCTTCCTCCCAGGAGACATGCTCATCCTTCTCATCAGTGAGCCCAGGGAGGGCTGGCACTACGGCCAGAATGAGAGGACAGGACG GAAAGGCTGGTTTCCCTTCTCTTACACTCGACTTTTGTCCAGCTCAGCTGATCAGCAGGAGCAAAGGTACGGAAATAC ctctctcctgcTGTCCAAGGTGAACAGCACCAGCACCGGGCAGCTGGATAAACTGGAGAAGCTGATTCCGTCCGGCCCGCTACAGCTGAGCCCAGACTCGGAGGACGAGggctccgtctcctcctcccaGCGGATCAGCACCTTCAGGCCCCGGCCCTACAGCATGGTCAACCCAGGCACCAACCAG
- the zgc:158689 gene encoding brain-specific angiogenesis inhibitor 1-associated protein 2 isoform X1, which yields MSRSDEVNKMTENVYKGILDQFNPSLKNFVAMGKHYEKALAGVTVAAKGYFDALVKLGELASDSQGSKELGDTLFQMAEVHRQIQVQLEDVLKLFHSELLSQLEQKLDLDIKYLTATLKKYQSERKSKVESIERCQSQLKKLRRKSQGSRHPNKYGDREMQYVELMSRRQGELDTLVAVGYRSALTEERRRYCFLVDRQCAVTKLLMNYHCKVKELLSQKLSSWQQSCSQPTKLPERALNLLRHTAHQTPGASGIAEVLRHAKLGAAQPGEQRLSVQEVPPLLNGDSSNRSQQQQQQRTTQSSQSESPSQHSPGPQSFRALTAPSSSTPLHTPHSNSNGSTTTSTSPSSSGGPSLSQHVPLHITTSCSSSLQCPLTSMSTVLTLSPGPPSSHSSLQGLSLTSAPHSPPLPHSAPLSRAMTPVPSGHHGIGSSLPISNPQLMKGEVYATSTLPLPRRPISEARMGGLGSTLPRVLPLSPPARVEALFAHAPSTSIGAGPGGGRGVGGGGSCLLPFLPGDMLILLISEPREGWHYGQNERTGRKGWFPFSYTRLLSSSADQQEQRYGNTSLLLSKVNSTSTGQLDKLEKLIPSGPLQLSPDSEDEGSVSSSQRISTFRPRPYSMVNPGTNQQPLLKQPTDYRWAKSPLSLPHRLPHQPGPIPLHTFASGKR from the exons ATGTCTCGCTCTGACGAGGTCAACAAGATGACTGAAAACGTTTACAAG GGGATCCTTGACCAATTCAATCCCAGTCTGAAGAACTTTGTTGCCATGGGGAAGCATTATGAAAAAGCCCTGGCAG GAGTGACAGTGGCTGCCAAGGGCTACTTTGATGCACTGGTCAAACTAGGAGAACTGGCCAGTGACAGCCAAGGATCAAAGGAGCTAg gtgaTACACTGTTCCAAATGGCAGAGGTGCACAGACAAATCCAGGTCCAGCTGGAGGATGTG CTGAAGCTCTTTCATTCGGAACTCCTCTCTCAGCTGGAGCAGAAGTTAGACTTGGACATCAAATACTTGACT GCGACGCTGAAGAAGTACCAGAGCGAGAGGAAGTCCAAGGTGGAGTCCATCGAGCGCTGCCAATCCCAGCTGAAGAAACTGCGCAGGAAGAGCCAGGGAAGCAGACACCCCAACAaatatggagacagagagatgcag TATGTTGAGCTGATGAGCAGACGACAGGGGGAGCTAGACACTCTGGTTGCCGTGGGTTACCGCTCTGCTCTAACAGAGGAGAGGCGGAGGTACTGCTTCCTGGTGGACCGGCAGTGTGCTGTCACCAAGCTGCTCATGAATTATCACTGTAAG GTGAAAGAGCTCCTTTCTCAGAAACTATCATCATGGCAACAGTCATGCTCTCAGCCCACAAAGCTTCCAGAGAGAGCGCTGAACCTGCTTCGTCACACCGCCCATCAGACCCCTGGGGCTTCTGGGATagctgaggtcctccggcatgCTAAGTTGGGGGCAGCACAACCAGGGGAGCAG AGGCTATCTGTGCAGGAAGTCCCACCTCTACTCAATGGCGACAGCAGCAATCGCTctcagcaacaacagcaacagcgtACCACCCAGTCCTCCCAGAGTGAGAGTCCTTCCCAGCATTCCCCTGGGCCCCAGTCCTTCCGTGCCCTGACAGCACCGTCCAGCAGCACCCCTCTTCACACCCCCCACAGCAACAGCAATGGCAGCACGACCACTAGTACCAGCCCCAGCAGCTCTGGAGGACCCAGCCTATCCCAGCATGTCCCTCTGCACATCACCACCTCCTGCAGCTCCAGCCTGCAGTGTCCGCTGACGTCTATGTCCACCGTCCTGACCCTAAGCCCCGGACCCCCATCCTCACACAGCTCCCTGCAGGGCCTGTCACTCACCTCCGCCCCACACAGTCCTCCGCTGCCTCATAGTGCCCCTCTCTCCAGGGCCATGACCCCCGTGCCCTCTGGGCACCATGGCATCGGCAGCTCTCTGCCCATCAGTAACCCCCAGTTGATGAAGGGGGAGGTGTACGCCACCTCCACGCTGCCTCTGCCCAGAAGACCCATTAGTGAAGCACGAATGGGAGGACTGG gctctacCCTTCCCCGAGTGCTTCCTCTGTCGCCCCCTGCCCGAGTGGAGGCCCTGTTCGCCCacgccccctccacctccatcggGGCAGGAccgggaggaggaagaggagttgggggtgggggctcGTGTCTGCTGCCCTTCCTCCCAGGAGACATGCTCATCCTTCTCATCAGTGAGCCCAGGGAGGGCTGGCACTACGGCCAGAATGAGAGGACAGGACG GAAAGGCTGGTTTCCCTTCTCTTACACTCGACTTTTGTCCAGCTCAGCTGATCAGCAGGAGCAAAGGTACGGAAATAC ctctctcctgcTGTCCAAGGTGAACAGCACCAGCACCGGGCAGCTGGATAAACTGGAGAAGCTGATTCCGTCCGGCCCGCTACAGCTGAGCCCAGACTCGGAGGACGAGggctccgtctcctcctcccaGCGGATCAGCACCTTCAGGCCCCGGCCCTACAGCATGGTCAACCCAGGCACCAACCAG CAACCCCTGCTAAAGCAGCCCACAGACTACAGATGGGCCAA